A window of the Agrococcus jejuensis genome harbors these coding sequences:
- a CDS encoding DUF4232 domain-containing protein, with amino-acid sequence MHRSTSLAIASAVAVLALAGCAGGAEPSPSPTPSPSATSSPTASPSPSPSASPAPEGACTASDLAVTQSTGDAGAGSVSVTFAFENVGVEPCTLAGFPGVSAVGGGDGEQLGQPADRSDLAYDAVELPPGVTATAAMRMVNVAGGGGPLGEACAVQDADGWRVYPPDSTEAIFVAVDGLQACAGDVDWITIDPIVG; translated from the coding sequence ATGCATCGCTCCACGTCGCTCGCCATCGCCTCCGCCGTCGCCGTGCTCGCGCTCGCAGGGTGCGCCGGAGGTGCCGAGCCGAGCCCGTCGCCGACGCCCAGCCCGAGCGCGACGAGCTCGCCGACCGCATCGCCGTCGCCGTCGCCCTCCGCCTCCCCCGCGCCCGAGGGGGCGTGCACTGCCTCCGACCTCGCGGTGACGCAGAGCACGGGCGACGCGGGCGCGGGATCCGTGTCCGTGACGTTCGCGTTCGAGAACGTCGGCGTCGAGCCGTGCACCCTCGCGGGCTTCCCTGGCGTCTCGGCCGTCGGTGGCGGCGACGGCGAGCAGCTCGGCCAGCCGGCCGATCGCTCCGACCTCGCGTACGACGCCGTCGAGCTGCCGCCTGGCGTCACGGCGACCGCCGCGATGCGCATGGTGAACGTCGCGGGCGGCGGCGGTCCGCTCGGCGAGGCCTGCGCGGTGCAGGACGCGGACGGCTGGCGCGTCTACCCGCCCGACTCGACCGAGGCGATCTTCGTCGCCGTCGACGGCCTGCAGGCGTGCGCGGGCGACGTCGACTGGATCACGATCGACCCGATCGTCGGCTGA